tttaactaAAACGTGTTCTTTGTGCCTCGTTAAAGGAAACAGTCTGGCGTCCCGTAAGAAGCTCCTCCCCATCGTTAAGGACTTCCTGAAGGGGCAGGACGGAGACGGTCGCCcgggagacgtggaggaggacGAGTCTCGGGTGCCTCCGACCCCGATGAACAGCCTGGTGGAGGGCTGTCCGCTGGACGCCGGCCTGCCGCACATCAGCGCTCAGGACCTGGAGGAGAAGTTCAGCAAGATGGCCGACAGGCGAGGgaactgacctctgacctctgcagaCGTTCACCTTTAAACACGTTCAAATAAAAGTTGCAGCTTCACGCCTGcatgtgatgtcacttcctctgAGTTCACTATAATGAAACACTTCCTGTCGATGTTTCACAATAAGTGTTTCGGGGAAGAGACTCTGTCACTGGAGggattttattgtgaaacaggaagtgatgcagCAACAGGAAACAGCGAGCAGAACAGACGAGGCGCTGCAGCAGCTTGAAACACATcctgctgacctttgaccccaaaCTGCTTTATTGTGTTTGTAACGTTATTGGTTCGTTATTTTCAACAGttcattaaatctttttttaaaaactgtcaaatttaacagaaaaacaggttttcacaaaataaaatcataaaaatgatCACCAGCAGAACTTCagctgtttgtttccagccGTTTTGAAGTACGTTCATATAGCGTTACGCTTCCAAACATTTCTCTCGGGGATCCCTGTCAGGTTCTGTTTGGCTGATTTGACCCGCTGGCGTTTGGCGTTGTAGCCGTGCAGCTGCAGGACGTGGCTTTGTGCTGGTTCAGGTTAGTAGTGTCGCCCTGTGAGGCAGCAGTGAGAGTAAAGCAGGTTTACTCTTCTAAAAGCCAGAACAGTCCCACTCACCTGACGAGCCTGTTCCTCTTTGACACTGACGTTTCTGCAGCGTCGGGTTCTGTCGAGGCGGCTTTACTCTCGCGTGTCACGTGACCAGAGTGGAATCGCAGCCTTTGCTGTTAGAAGATCTTGTTTTATCACACTTAGCTGCATATTATCGCAAATGCAACTGATGTTCGACCCGAGCGAGCAGCTATTAAGTTATTACTAACTAGTCCAACAGGAAGAAGGCCAGCTCGCCGTCTGTCTCTCTCGACACCGACGTCTttctcagccagcagcagctgaaTGTTGCTTGAAATTTGGGTGGCGAGCTAGCCAATAAAGCTAGCCAgcatagctagctagccaacaaagctagccAATAAAGCTAGCCAgcatagctagctagccaatAAAGCTAGCCAgcatagctagctagccaacaaagctagccaacatagctagctagccaacaaagctcgCCAAtaaagctagccaacaaagctagctagccaacaaagctagccAGCATAGCTGAATAAGGTTTTTCATATCTTAAGCATATTCCTGTTACAGTGAGCAGTTTCATCTCCAGTgattagaaaaacattttgttatcttgatttgaaagatttagttggatAATTTTGAACAGCCAGATTTGCGGTGACCTTCTTTGACTGATAGAACCACTTCTGAGCATGTGCAGAAAGGATCTGGCAGGCGGTACCAATGTGTGCTAGCTAGTACGTTTCAACTCCAGATTTGTAGCTAGCAGCTAAACGTCTGCGTGAAACGTCTgcgtggagtttgcatgttctccccgtgtgtgcgtgggttctctccgggtgcaccggcttcctcccac
This portion of the Micropterus dolomieu isolate WLL.071019.BEF.003 ecotype Adirondacks unplaced genomic scaffold, ASM2129224v1 contig_9334, whole genome shotgun sequence genome encodes:
- the LOC123965344 gene encoding exopolyphosphatase PRUNE1-like, with protein sequence MTTHVSSLPQMSLYLEQARNPALNLCPISSPHAHITAYQQGNSLASRKKLLPIVKDFLKGQDGDGRPGDVEEDESRVPPTPMNSLVEGCPLDAGLPHISAQDLEEKFSKMADRRGN